The Tolypothrix sp. NIES-4075 genome segment GGCTTCAAAGTCTCGCGCTGCATCATTCTTGGAGGAAAACTTAGAAGTGTTGAATAGTTCCATTACTTTTTATACAGAAGCGTATATTTACCAGCTGGCACGAGCCAAGCTTTTAAATTTAGTAAATTGGTTATCGAACAGTAGTTTTATTGTTCCCGTCGGACCATCGCGGTGTTTAGCCATAATTACTTCGCATATACCCCGCTCTGGTGAGTCTAAG includes the following:
- a CDS encoding DnaB-like helicase C-terminal domain-containing protein; protein product: LDSPERGICEVIMAKHRDGPTGTIKLLFDNQFTKFKSLARASW